Proteins encoded in a region of the Melospiza georgiana isolate bMelGeo1 chromosome 2, bMelGeo1.pri, whole genome shotgun sequence genome:
- the SLITRK6 gene encoding SLIT and NTRK-like protein 6 — translation MKLWIFVLCSIVVASDPFQSQPSFSSVRGSCQSLCSCEEKDDTMIINCDKRDIKMISEINVPPSRPFHLNLLNNGLSMLHVNDFAGLVNAISLHLGFNNIADIEPGAFNGLSLLKQLHINHNSLETLKEDTFNGLENLEFLQADNNFITVIEASAFSKLNRLKVLILNDNAIEYLPPNIFRFVPLTHLDLRGNQLQTLPYVGFLEHIGRILDLQLEDNKWVCNCDLLQLKIWLENMPPQSIIGDVVCNSPSVIKGSILSRLKKESLCPTHPVNELEDPSGSLPLVVTTSINDNHLSTKVIPLLKAPTKEPSLVLHTSKPTTFPGISCPVPCHCTSHMLSGVLMHCQERNIESLSDLGPPPPNPKKLILAGNIIQTLLKSDLVDYASLEMLHLGNNRIEILEEGSFMNLTRLQKLYLNGNHLTKLSQNLFLGLQHLEYLYLEYNAIKEVLPGTFNVMPKLKVLYLNNNLLQALPPHIFSGVPLTRLNLKTNQFAHLPVSNVLDELDMLVQIELEDNPWDCTCDSVGLQKWIQKLSKNTMMGDIFCKSPGHLAKKELKSLKSEVLCPGLINSPALPTHAGFVVVTTSSPTANTADTILRSLTDAVPLSVLILGLLIVFITIVFCAAGIVVLVLHRRRRCKKKQVDEQVRDSSPVHLQYSMYGHKTTHHTTERPAATLYEQRIVTPMVQVYHSPSFSPKHTEQQQEEGSEKDANDSKYLRRSLLERENSSPLTGPNVKYKATDQSAEFLSFQDASCLYRNILEKERELQQLGITEYLRKNIVQLQPDMEVRYPGTHEELKLMETLMYSRPRKVFLEQTKNEYFELKANLHAEPDYLEVLEQQT, via the coding sequence ATGAAgctttggatttttgttttatgcTCAATTGTGGTTGCATCTGATCCTTTCCAGTCAcagccttctttttcttcagtcaGAGGATCTTGTCAGAGTCTGTGTTCCTGTGAAGAAAAGGATGACACCATGATTATCAACTGTGACAAAAGAGACATCAAGATGATATCAGAAATAAACGTCCCACCATCACGGCCTTTCCATCTTAATCTGTTAAACAATGGTCTGAGTATGTTACATGTGAATGATTTTGCTGGCCTTGTTAATGCTATTTCTCTGCATCTTGGTTTTAACAATATAGCAGATATTGAGCCTGGGGCTTTCAATGGTCTCAGCCTACTTAAGCAACTTCATATCAATCACAATTCTTTGGAAACACTTAAAGAAGATACGTTTAATGGATTGGAAAATTTGGAGTTTCTTCAAGCAGACAACAATTTCATCACAGTGATTGAAGCAAGTGCCTTTAGCAAGCTCAACAGGCTTAAAGTGCTTATTTTGAATGATAATGCCATTGAGTATCTTCCTCCAAACATATTTCGTTTTGTGCCATTGACCCATTTAGATCTGCGTGGAAACCAGTTACAGACACTGCCCTATGTTGGCTTTTTGGAACACATTGGAAGAATACTAGACCTTCAGCTGGAAGACAATAAATGGGTCTGTAACTGTGATTTGTTGCAGCTGAAGATATGGCTAGAAAACATGCCTCCTCAGTCCATAATAGGTGATGTTGTATGCAATAGCCCTTCAGTTATCAAAGGCAGCATATTAAGCCGGCTGAAAAAAGAATCTCTTTGTCCCACCCATCCTGTTAATGAACTTGAAGATCCTTCAGGGTCACTGCCCTTGGTTGTAACCACCTCTATCAATGATAATCATCTATCAACTAAGGTGATTCCTCTCCTGAAAGCTCCTACTAAAGAACCCAGTTTAGTGCTTCATACTTCCAAGCCTACTACATTTCCAGGAATCTCTTGTCCCGTCCCTTGTCACTGCACCAGCCATATGCTCTCAGGAGTTCTTATGCACTGCCAGGAGCGAAATATTGAAAGCTTGTCTGATTTAGGACCCCCTCCTCCAAATCCTAAAAAGCTTATCCTAGCTGGAAACATCATTCAGACGTTATTGAAATCAGATCTTGTGGACTATGCCAGCCTGGAAATGCTTCACCTGGGGAACAATCGCATTGAAATCCTTGAGGAAGGTTCCTTTATGAATCTGACCAGACTACAGAAACTATATCTCAATGGCAATCATCTTACAAAGCTAAGTCAAAATCTCTTCCTTGGCCTTCAGCACCTTGAGTACTTGTACCTTGAATATAATGCCATCAAAGAAGTTTTGCCAGGAACATTTAATGTAATGCCAAAACTGAAAGTTCTCTACCTAAATAACAATCTTCTGCAGGCTTTGCCACCCCATATCTTTTCAGGTGTTCCCCTCACCAGACTAAATCTGAAAACAAACCAATTTGCTCATTTGCCTGTGAGCAATGTCTTGGATGAACTGGATATGCTGGTACAAATTGAACTTGAAGACAACCCTTGGGACTGTACATGTGATTCAGTTGGACTGCAAAAATGGATACAAAAATTGAGTAAGAATACCATGATGGGTGATATTTTTTGTAAATCTCCCGGGCACTTAGCAAAAAAAGAATTGAAATCCCTAAAGAGTGAAGTCTTGTGTCCAGGTTTAATAAACAGCCCTGCCCTACCGACCCATGCCGGTTTTGTAGTTGTGACAACTTCTTCTCCTACTGCCAACACCGCAGACACCATCCTGCGGTCTCTTACAGATGCTGTCCCACTTTCTGTTCTAATATTAGGACTGCTCATTGTGTTTATTACTATTGTGTTTTGTGCAGCAGGAATAGTTGTTCTTGTTCTGCACCGGCGCAGGAGATGCAAAAAGAAGCAAGTGGATGAGCAAGTGAGGGACAGCAGCCCTGTTCACCTTCAGTACAGCATGTATGGGCACAAGACAACACACCACACCACGGAGCGCCCGGCTGCCACGCTCTATGAGCAAAGAATAGTTACCCCCATGGTTCAGGTGTACCACAGCCCATCCTTCAGTCCCAAGcacacagaacagcagcaggaggagggaagtgAGAAGGACGCTAATGATTCCAAATACCTTCGCAGAAGTCTCCTGGAAAGAGAGAACAGTTCACCACTTACAGGTCCAAATGTCAAATACAAGGCTACAGACCAATCTGCggaatttctgtcttttcaggATGCTAGCTGCTTGTATAGAAACATTCttgaaaaagagagagagctgCAGCAACTAGGGATCACAGAATAtctaagaaaaaatattgtcCAGCTCCAGCCTGACATGGAAGTTCGTTATCCTGGAACACATGAAGAGTTGAAGCTGATGGAGACACTCATGTACTCCAGGCCAAGAAAGGTTTTTCTAGAACAAACTAAAAATGAGTATTTTGAGCTCAAGGCTAATTTACATGCTGAGCCTGACTATCTGGAAGTTCTGGAGCAGCAGACGTGA